In Treponema vincentii, a single window of DNA contains:
- the tkt gene encoding transketolase: MNKELDAVALSIRSLSIDAIEKANSGHPGLPLGAAELAAVLYAKILRHNPKNPQWVDRDRFILSAGHGSMLLYAALHLAGYDLSLDDIRSFRQIGSRCAGHPEYGLTPGVEATTEPLGQGISTAVGMAIAEAMLAARFNTEEYRIVDHYTYALVGEGCLMEGVSSEASSLAGTLKLGKLIVYYDKNNITIDGSTDIAFTEDVTKRYEAYGWQVLHGSMYSYSDIEKLTAEAKKDPRPSLIILDSVIGKGAPAVEGTAAAHGAPLGQEKLAQAKKTLGLDPAKQFFVAPEAYRYFEERQKEFAQAEADWNSRFAAWSAAYPEQRKEWDRSFVQGGIDQAVLDGVTDPVFKKDEMIATRAASKTALNAFAKAFPNLVGGSADLQGPNAVALQDAQSFTAATPQGRYIHFGIREFAMATITNGIQLHGGFRAFCATFAVFSDYLRPALRLAALMRIPSIFVLTHDSIFVGEDGPTHQPVETLASLRAIPNLLVLRPADAEETAVAWRIALEQKDRPVCLILSRQNLPILEKAEPQWKALMKAAGSYIVKDTIGTPDVTILATGSEVSLACEAAELAAPKKVRVVSVPSKELLDAQASSCKAQLVGNNGRVMVAEAGVKQGWEGWVQSPEKDIFSIERFGESGPAKKVAEHLGFTAQALAARIKE, from the coding sequence ATGAATAAAGAACTTGACGCCGTAGCGCTTTCGATACGGAGCCTTTCAATCGATGCAATCGAAAAAGCCAATTCCGGCCATCCCGGGCTTCCGCTCGGAGCCGCCGAACTCGCAGCGGTGCTGTATGCAAAAATTTTACGGCATAATCCGAAAAATCCCCAATGGGTAGACCGCGACCGGTTCATCTTGTCGGCGGGGCACGGGTCTATGCTCCTGTATGCCGCGCTGCATCTTGCCGGTTACGATCTTTCGCTTGACGATATCCGCTCATTCCGGCAGATCGGTTCCCGCTGTGCAGGGCATCCCGAATACGGCCTCACCCCCGGCGTTGAAGCCACCACCGAGCCGCTCGGTCAGGGCATTTCTACCGCAGTCGGTATGGCGATTGCCGAAGCGATGCTGGCAGCGCGGTTCAATACCGAAGAGTACCGCATTGTCGATCACTACACCTACGCGCTGGTGGGAGAAGGTTGTTTAATGGAAGGCGTTTCTTCCGAAGCATCGAGCCTTGCCGGTACGCTGAAACTCGGTAAGCTCATTGTATACTATGATAAAAACAATATTACGATAGACGGTTCAACCGATATCGCCTTTACCGAAGATGTTACAAAGCGGTACGAGGCTTACGGTTGGCAGGTGCTGCACGGTTCGATGTATTCTTACAGCGATATAGAAAAGCTCACTGCGGAGGCAAAAAAAGATCCCCGTCCCTCGCTCATCATACTCGATTCGGTGATCGGAAAGGGAGCGCCCGCCGTTGAGGGAACCGCCGCCGCACACGGAGCGCCGCTCGGTCAAGAGAAGCTGGCGCAGGCAAAGAAGACGTTGGGGCTTGATCCTGCAAAGCAGTTCTTTGTTGCCCCCGAAGCCTACCGTTATTTTGAAGAGCGGCAAAAGGAGTTTGCTCAAGCGGAAGCGGACTGGAATAGCCGCTTTGCCGCATGGAGCGCCGCCTATCCCGAACAGCGCAAAGAATGGGATCGCAGCTTTGTACAAGGCGGCATCGATCAAGCCGTACTCGACGGTGTTACCGATCCTGTCTTTAAAAAAGATGAAATGATTGCGACGCGGGCGGCTTCTAAAACCGCACTGAACGCTTTTGCAAAGGCATTCCCGAATCTCGTCGGCGGTTCGGCGGACTTGCAGGGGCCGAATGCGGTTGCCTTGCAGGATGCCCAATCCTTTACCGCAGCAACGCCGCAGGGACGATACATCCACTTCGGTATCAGAGAATTCGCGATGGCAACGATTACCAACGGTATTCAGCTGCACGGAGGTTTCCGCGCCTTCTGCGCAACCTTTGCCGTGTTCTCCGACTATCTGCGTCCGGCGCTCCGGCTCGCGGCGCTGATGCGCATCCCTTCTATTTTTGTATTAACCCACGACTCCATCTTTGTCGGCGAAGACGGCCCGACCCATCAACCGGTGGAAACACTCGCAAGCCTCCGCGCCATTCCTAATCTACTGGTACTCCGCCCTGCCGATGCGGAAGAAACCGCCGTCGCATGGAGAATCGCGCTTGAGCAGAAAGACCGGCCGGTCTGTTTAATACTGAGCCGCCAGAATCTGCCCATACTGGAAAAAGCCGAACCTCAGTGGAAAGCTCTGATGAAAGCCGCCGGCAGCTATATCGTAAAAGACACGATCGGTACGCCCGATGTAACGATACTTGCAACCGGTTCCGAGGTTAGCCTCGCCTGCGAAGCCGCAGAACTCGCCGCTCCGAAAAAAGTACGGGTTGTTTCCGTTCCGTCGAAAGAGCTGCTGGATGCACAAGCATCTTCCTGTAAAGCGCAGCTAGTCGGTAACAACGGCCGTGTAATGGTTGCGGAAGCCGGAGTTAAACAAGGCTGGGAAGGCTGGGTACAGTCGCCGGAGAAAGATATTTTCTCGATAGAACGTTTCGGCGAATCGGGACCCGCAAAAAAAGTTGCAGAGCATCTCGGATTTACCGCCCAAGCGCTTGCCGCCCGTATCAAAGAATAG